A genome region from Natranaeroarchaeum sulfidigenes includes the following:
- a CDS encoding polysaccharide deacetylase family protein has product MIDDHPFALCLTHDVDRPYKTYQSVYYALADRDPRQLQSLFPGRNPYWQFERLMEIEDSLGVRSAFYFLDEQHLLRDRPVRDWFEPDNWMRYMGRYSLDDPAIVDVIHELDEGGWEVGLHGSYESYDDRERLRREKARVESVLGKPVRGGRQHYLNLDVPETWRHQRAVGLKYDTSLGSSQSYGFQYGDSIQRPFDDEFVVFPLTIMEVALPDPTKHFEEAWAECERLLAEAADRGAVMTILWHPRYFSRRDFPGWGALYRRIIENALDRGAWVGPPVELYDQLDHPTDDRFDEPTGDRLDEQVDAEPESTVHESAE; this is encoded by the coding sequence ATGATCGACGACCACCCGTTCGCGCTCTGTCTCACGCACGACGTGGACCGACCGTACAAAACGTACCAGTCGGTCTACTACGCGCTTGCCGATCGGGACCCACGACAGCTGCAAAGCCTGTTTCCGGGCCGAAACCCGTACTGGCAGTTCGAGCGGCTGATGGAGATCGAGGACTCGCTCGGCGTCCGGTCGGCGTTTTACTTTCTCGACGAGCAACACCTGCTGCGGGACCGTCCCGTCCGCGACTGGTTCGAGCCCGACAACTGGATGCGATATATGGGCCGGTACTCGCTCGACGACCCGGCGATCGTCGACGTCATCCACGAACTCGATGAGGGGGGATGGGAGGTCGGACTGCACGGCTCCTACGAGTCCTACGACGACCGCGAGCGGCTTCGCCGGGAGAAAGCCCGCGTCGAATCGGTACTTGGGAAGCCGGTTCGGGGTGGTCGCCAGCACTATCTCAACCTCGACGTCCCCGAGACGTGGCGACATCAGCGGGCAGTCGGTCTCAAGTACGATACCAGTCTCGGCTCCAGTCAGAGCTACGGGTTCCAGTACGGCGACTCGATCCAGCGCCCCTTCGACGACGAGTTCGTCGTCTTCCCGCTGACGATCATGGAGGTGGCTCTCCCGGATCCCACGAAGCACTTCGAGGAGGCGTGGGCCGAATGCGAGCGTCTCCTCGCGGAAGCAGCCGACCGCGGCGCAGTGATGACGATCCTCTGGCACCCGCGGTACTTCAGCCGACGTGATTTTCCCGGCTGGGGTGCACTCTATCGGCGTATCATCGAGAACGCGCTGGATCGCGGGGCGTGGGTCGGCCCCCCTGTCGAGCTGTACGACCAGCTCGACCATCCGACCGACGACCGATTCGACGAGCCCACCGGTGACCGACTCGACGAACAGGTCGACGCGGAACCCGAATCAACCGTCCACGAATCGGCGGAGTAG
- a CDS encoding lipid II:glycine glycyltransferase FemX, whose protein sequence is MQIEELTLDDWSGALPKEGIEVFHTPSALSVVADHAPGELRLYGGFKGEQPVGLFPVVVQDRPVGRAVFSPPPGMGIPRLGPIVMPTSPKQRKRERVNRRFTEAVLEEIEVDDSLTLFRSICTAEYTDPRPYRWADMDVETKFTYVLDLDDRSPEDVRRSFSKSLRREIGDGEELDLRIEREGVEGARSVYDATRRRYEEQGRELSLDWDYVRDLVTQLEDRARVYVARTPEGRFLAGITVLYSNDAGYFWQGGTRTTYQGVEINSLLHWHVIRDIIEDPPIDSITGYDLMGANTERLCQYKSKFGAELVPYYVTESSGAGMEVAKRAYRMVAK, encoded by the coding sequence ATGCAAATTGAGGAGCTTACTCTCGATGACTGGAGTGGTGCCCTTCCCAAGGAGGGGATCGAAGTTTTTCACACGCCGAGCGCGCTGTCGGTAGTTGCCGACCACGCGCCGGGCGAACTACGACTGTACGGCGGGTTCAAGGGCGAACAGCCGGTTGGGCTCTTCCCCGTGGTCGTGCAGGATCGTCCGGTCGGGCGCGCCGTCTTCTCTCCCCCGCCGGGAATGGGTATCCCGCGGCTGGGCCCGATCGTCATGCCGACCAGCCCGAAACAGCGAAAACGGGAACGAGTCAACCGCCGGTTTACCGAGGCGGTACTGGAGGAGATCGAGGTCGACGACTCGCTGACACTGTTTCGGTCGATCTGTACCGCCGAGTACACCGATCCGCGACCCTACCGGTGGGCAGACATGGATGTCGAGACGAAGTTCACCTACGTGCTCGACCTCGATGACCGCTCGCCGGAGGATGTCCGCCGGTCGTTCAGCAAGAGTCTGCGCCGCGAGATCGGCGATGGTGAGGAACTCGACCTCCGAATCGAGCGCGAAGGGGTCGAGGGTGCTCGATCCGTGTACGACGCGACCCGACGTCGCTACGAGGAGCAGGGCCGCGAGCTCTCGCTCGACTGGGACTACGTCCGCGACCTCGTGACCCAGCTCGAAGACCGAGCGCGCGTCTACGTCGCCCGGACGCCCGAGGGGCGATTCCTCGCCGGAATCACAGTATTATACTCGAACGACGCGGGCTACTTCTGGCAGGGCGGGACGCGAACGACCTACCAGGGCGTCGAGATCAACAGCCTGCTTCACTGGCACGTCATCCGCGACATCATCGAGGATCCTCCGATCGATTCGATCACTGGCTACGATCTGATGGGGGCCAACACCGAGCGGCTCTGTCAGTACAAGAGCAAGTTCGGCGCGGAACTGGTACCGTACTACGTCACCGAATCCTCGGGCGCTGGGATGGAGGTGGCCAAACGTGCCTATCGGATGGTGGCAAAATGA
- a CDS encoding glycosyltransferase — translation MSRYAEVDVVETSAETVESTPNTDLSVLNLVTTEEARFFKQQVSILEELGVSSTTVSVPDERVTGEGALAGRSTVDYLRFLPRAIRESFGEYDLIHANYGLTAPAAVLQPNLPVVISLWGSDLYGRFGPMSKLCARLADATIVMSEQMATELGGNPYVIPHGIDLERFQPADQQAAQEDLGWDPGRKHVLFPYARGKSVKNAPLAERVVAAARERLDEPIELQFVTGVSHDEMSMYMNAADALLLTSDREGSPNSVKEAMACNLPVVATDVGDVRQRLRGVHHSFVAHDDADLVDCLVSVLDADVESNGRDVIAELRIEQMGERLLSVYRDVLDE, via the coding sequence ATGAGTCGCTACGCTGAGGTTGACGTCGTTGAGACGAGCGCGGAAACCGTTGAATCTACCCCGAACACCGATCTCTCGGTGTTGAACCTGGTGACGACCGAGGAGGCTCGCTTTTTCAAACAGCAGGTTTCGATCCTGGAGGAACTGGGTGTCTCGTCGACGACTGTCTCTGTGCCCGACGAGCGCGTCACCGGAGAGGGTGCGCTCGCGGGTCGGTCCACGGTCGATTACCTCCGATTTCTCCCCCGGGCGATCAGGGAGTCGTTCGGTGAGTACGATCTTATCCACGCGAACTACGGGCTCACCGCGCCCGCAGCAGTGCTCCAGCCGAACCTGCCGGTGGTTATCTCGCTGTGGGGGTCGGACCTGTACGGCCGGTTCGGCCCGATGAGCAAGCTCTGTGCCCGTCTGGCCGACGCGACGATCGTCATGTCCGAACAGATGGCCACGGAGCTGGGCGGTAATCCGTACGTTATCCCGCACGGGATCGACCTGGAACGGTTCCAGCCCGCCGACCAGCAGGCTGCTCAAGAGGACCTCGGCTGGGATCCGGGGCGAAAGCACGTCCTCTTCCCGTACGCAAGAGGCAAGTCGGTGAAAAACGCGCCACTGGCCGAGCGCGTCGTCGCCGCTGCGCGAGAACGACTCGACGAACCGATCGAACTTCAGTTCGTGACCGGGGTCTCCCACGATGAGATGTCGATGTACATGAACGCGGCGGACGCCCTCCTGTTAACCTCCGACCGGGAGGGGTCGCCGAACTCGGTCAAGGAAGCGATGGCCTGTAACCTGCCGGTCGTTGCGACGGACGTCGGGGACGTTCGCCAGCGACTGCGCGGCGTTCATCACTCATTCGTTGCTCACGATGACGCCGATCTTGTGGACTGTCTGGTCTCCGTGCTCGACGCCGACGTGGAATCGAACGGCCGAGACGTCATCGCGGAACTCCGAATCGAGCAAATGGGCGAGCGGCTGCTCTCCGTGTACCGTGACGTTCTCGACGAGTGA
- a CDS encoding alkaline phosphatase family protein, with protein MQTLLVGIDAACKRVLDPLFEAGATPTLESLFESGVSGDLESQIPPWTPSAWPSIYTGVNPGKHGVFSFLTFDGYDWDVLNRTDVDEFAIWELLDHKGYSSVVVNVPVTTPPDEIEGAIVPGYTAPEEPRCHPEGLLEDIKEEIGEYRIYGGRPTGESPTEAKIEEYCAMTRSRGEAFRYLADRFDPDFGFLQFQQTDTVFHEYPGHWDVVERIYRAVDEQVRATIEEHDPDTVMIVSDHGIGEYDGYEFRVNEFLADEGFVERTAGESGMPSWSSIADSELREGKTGATEERSMIERSLSAAASVGVTSQRIADALDRVGLKETVAKRVPGDIARAAAEQVDFEASTAYMRSRIELGVRINLAGREPSGVVEPSQYETVRSQLIDALGAVETPDGDPVFEVVERREALFHGDNVENAPDIVTIPSEFDHFLTASLRGDQFGPPQEPWNHKIDGSFVVSGAAVREPGTATAHLFDVAPTVLSTMGVPASDRMDGSAMPCVEPAGSEAYPEYDRDETTRTDDAHVEQQLADLGYLE; from the coding sequence ATGCAAACACTGCTTGTCGGTATCGATGCAGCCTGCAAGCGGGTTCTGGACCCGCTGTTCGAGGCTGGGGCGACGCCGACGCTTGAATCACTGTTCGAGTCGGGCGTCTCCGGCGACCTCGAATCACAGATCCCACCGTGGACTCCGAGCGCCTGGCCCTCCATCTACACGGGGGTCAACCCGGGCAAACACGGCGTCTTCAGCTTCCTCACGTTCGATGGGTACGATTGGGACGTCCTCAACAGAACCGACGTCGACGAGTTCGCCATCTGGGAGCTGCTGGATCACAAAGGATATTCCAGCGTTGTCGTTAACGTCCCAGTCACCACGCCCCCGGACGAGATTGAGGGCGCGATCGTCCCCGGTTACACCGCTCCGGAAGAGCCACGCTGTCATCCCGAGGGGTTGCTCGAAGACATCAAAGAGGAGATCGGTGAGTACCGCATCTACGGCGGACGGCCGACCGGAGAGTCGCCGACCGAGGCCAAGATCGAAGAATACTGTGCGATGACACGAAGCCGCGGCGAAGCATTTCGCTATCTCGCGGATCGGTTTGACCCCGACTTCGGCTTCCTGCAGTTCCAGCAGACCGACACCGTGTTTCACGAGTATCCCGGCCACTGGGACGTCGTCGAACGGATCTACAGGGCCGTCGACGAGCAGGTACGGGCCACGATCGAAGAGCACGACCCCGACACCGTGATGATCGTCAGTGATCACGGGATCGGGGAGTACGACGGGTACGAGTTCCGCGTCAACGAATTCCTCGCCGACGAGGGATTCGTCGAACGGACTGCCGGGGAAAGCGGGATGCCCTCGTGGTCCTCGATCGCCGACTCCGAACTCCGCGAGGGGAAAACGGGAGCGACCGAGGAACGCTCGATGATCGAGCGATCGCTGTCGGCTGCCGCAAGTGTCGGGGTGACGAGCCAGCGGATCGCCGACGCGCTCGATCGGGTGGGACTAAAAGAGACCGTTGCGAAACGCGTTCCCGGCGACATCGCACGTGCAGCTGCCGAACAGGTGGATTTCGAGGCTTCGACCGCGTACATGCGATCCCGGATCGAGCTCGGCGTCCGGATCAATCTTGCGGGACGGGAGCCGTCCGGCGTCGTCGAGCCGAGCCAGTACGAGACTGTTCGGAGCCAGCTTATTGACGCGCTCGGAGCCGTCGAGACGCCGGACGGCGATCCAGTGTTCGAGGTGGTCGAACGCCGCGAAGCGTTGTTCCACGGCGATAACGTCGAGAACGCCCCAGACATCGTGACGATACCCTCCGAGTTCGATCACTTCCTGACGGCGTCGCTCCGCGGCGATCAGTTCGGTCCGCCACAGGAGCCCTGGAACCACAAGATCGACGGTAGCTTCGTGGTCTCCGGTGCGGCGGTCAGAGAGCCAGGCACTGCAACTGCCCATCTGTTCGACGTTGCGCCGACCGTCCTCTCGACGATGGGCGTGCCGGCGAGCGATCGGATGGATGGCTCCGCGATGCCCTGTGTGGAACCGGCCGGATCGGAGGCGTATCCGGAGTACGATCGGGACGAGACGACACGTACCGACGACGCTCACGTCGAGCAGCAACTCGCCGACCTGGGGTACCTCGAATGA
- a CDS encoding nucleotide sugar dehydrogenase, translating into MSRTMPGQLYDPAHGDRPTEEQRRAFRSGEIPVAVYGLGKMGLPLASVYAETCGNVIGADIDEDVVAGINDGESHIKREPGLDELVAELVGEGAFRAVAEPSEAAREATVHVIIIPTLLTDDHVPDLSILRSVVDDVASGLSPGDLVVVESTVPPRTCSEMVYPRLQRESGLTAGEFGLAFCPERTASGRALEDIRGAYPKVVGGIDAESTRVAGLIYEEINERGTIPVSDTTTAEAVKVFEGVYRDVNIALANELARMTDELEIDVREAIEVANTQPYCDIHDPGPGVGGHCIPYYPYFLIEGLETRNRLLRTAREINDEMPAFTVRKLAEELASEGKNVADARVAVLGLTYRPGVEETRASPAIPITHRLADLGADVLTIDPMLDNTGEFAGEQVPLETLYDHDLDAVVLVTPHDEFDAIDWTAFERPLVVIDGHATLDLAGTDHRRYAIGTGRPR; encoded by the coding sequence ATGAGCCGAACGATGCCCGGACAGCTGTACGACCCCGCCCACGGGGACCGACCGACAGAGGAACAGCGCCGCGCGTTTCGGTCCGGCGAGATACCGGTCGCCGTCTACGGGCTTGGCAAAATGGGACTCCCGCTCGCGAGCGTGTACGCAGAGACCTGTGGGAACGTGATCGGAGCCGATATCGACGAGGACGTCGTGGCAGGAATCAACGACGGTGAGAGCCATATCAAGCGCGAGCCGGGTCTTGACGAACTCGTGGCAGAACTCGTTGGCGAGGGGGCGTTTCGAGCCGTCGCGGAGCCGAGTGAAGCCGCCCGCGAGGCCACGGTCCACGTAATCATTATTCCCACACTGTTGACCGACGATCACGTCCCCGACCTCTCGATCCTGCGGAGCGTCGTCGATGATGTCGCATCCGGGCTCTCCCCGGGCGATCTCGTCGTTGTCGAATCGACGGTCCCGCCCCGGACCTGCTCGGAGATGGTCTATCCACGGCTGCAGCGAGAGAGCGGGCTGACGGCTGGCGAGTTCGGCCTCGCTTTCTGCCCGGAACGTACCGCGAGCGGGCGGGCGCTCGAAGACATCCGCGGAGCGTACCCGAAAGTCGTCGGCGGAATCGACGCTGAGAGTACCCGTGTTGCAGGACTCATCTACGAGGAGATCAACGAACGGGGGACGATTCCCGTCTCCGATACGACCACTGCGGAGGCGGTCAAGGTGTTCGAGGGCGTCTACCGGGACGTCAACATCGCGCTGGCGAACGAACTCGCCCGGATGACGGACGAACTGGAGATCGACGTCCGCGAGGCGATCGAGGTTGCGAACACCCAGCCGTACTGTGATATCCACGATCCCGGTCCGGGCGTCGGCGGGCACTGTATCCCCTACTATCCGTACTTCCTGATCGAGGGGCTAGAGACCAGAAACCGCCTGCTCAGGACTGCCCGCGAGATCAACGACGAGATGCCCGCGTTCACAGTGAGAAAGCTCGCCGAGGAACTGGCGAGCGAGGGGAAGAACGTGGCGGACGCTCGGGTCGCCGTGCTCGGACTCACCTACCGTCCGGGCGTCGAGGAAACTCGCGCGAGCCCGGCGATCCCGATCACTCACCGGCTTGCAGACCTCGGTGCGGACGTCCTGACGATCGATCCCATGCTCGATAACACGGGCGAGTTCGCTGGCGAGCAGGTCCCCCTCGAAACGCTGTACGACCACGACCTCGATGCCGTGGTTCTCGTCACTCCTCACGATGAGTTCGACGCGATCGACTGGACTGCGTTCGAGCGCCCGCTCGTCGTGATCGATGGCCACGCCACGCTCGATCTTGCTGGGACCGATCACCGTCGCTACGCGATCGGGACGGGGCGGCCGCGATGA
- a CDS encoding alkaline phosphatase family protein has protein sequence MQTTKAFVLGLDGVPWNLVERWAKDGELEHFSTLFEEGASGPLESTIPPQTALAWPSIATGVRADTHGIYDFQNLHDNYTHRMATSADRGGTALWDYLSPAVVGNVPMTYPASAIDGQMVTGMMTPEQNEGFTHPPELRDEIERKIPEYEIGLKWTEYADEPAALVEDLQSNVESRRELMRLLMDTDDWQLFFFVYTAPDRLQHLNWDEDVILEHYRYLDEILGEVIEYTRAQNANLFVVSDHGFGPISRVAYPNRLLEREGFLARTNDDNGRGVLEKLGITKASLERVLDGVGVDEAKLVDALPNRITDTVARQVPGDHPLYDVDFDATTAFFHGTSHLYVNRKGRFDRGTVRSDEVETVKRELRETFESATDPETGERLFDLVDGDSLFPRDDRSPDFIVQGREGYLVQSALSDTFVTDTGAMEATHDHEGIIFALGPSIAANTRTEDATVYDVAPTLLHSIGEPIPEEIDGTVLEEILTIDGSPEHRELNPSMERSDAETDDDFQDVEDRLRGLGYME, from the coding sequence ATGCAGACTACCAAAGCGTTCGTGCTGGGACTCGATGGCGTTCCGTGGAATCTCGTCGAACGATGGGCGAAGGATGGGGAACTCGAACACTTCTCGACGCTGTTCGAGGAGGGTGCGTCAGGCCCACTTGAAAGCACGATACCGCCACAGACTGCTCTGGCCTGGCCCTCTATCGCAACCGGCGTTCGCGCCGACACGCACGGAATCTACGACTTCCAGAACCTCCACGATAACTACACACACCGGATGGCAACGAGCGCGGACCGGGGCGGAACCGCACTCTGGGACTACCTCTCGCCGGCTGTGGTTGGGAACGTTCCGATGACGTATCCCGCCAGCGCGATCGACGGTCAGATGGTAACCGGAATGATGACGCCGGAGCAAAACGAGGGGTTCACCCATCCCCCGGAACTACGAGACGAGATCGAACGAAAGATCCCGGAATACGAGATCGGTCTCAAGTGGACCGAGTACGCGGACGAGCCGGCAGCACTCGTCGAGGACCTGCAGTCAAACGTCGAGAGCCGCCGCGAACTCATGCGACTGCTGATGGACACCGACGACTGGCAACTGTTCTTTTTCGTGTACACCGCGCCGGATCGGCTCCAGCATCTCAACTGGGACGAGGACGTCATCCTCGAACACTATCGATACCTCGACGAGATCCTGGGTGAAGTGATCGAGTATACGAGAGCCCAGAACGCCAACCTCTTTGTCGTCTCCGATCACGGGTTCGGGCCGATATCGAGGGTCGCGTATCCGAACCGGCTGCTGGAACGCGAGGGATTTCTTGCCCGGACGAACGACGACAACGGCCGGGGGGTGCTGGAGAAACTCGGCATCACGAAGGCGTCACTCGAACGCGTGCTAGATGGGGTCGGTGTCGACGAGGCCAAACTCGTCGACGCACTTCCGAATCGGATTACCGACACCGTCGCCAGACAGGTCCCTGGCGATCACCCACTGTACGACGTTGATTTCGACGCCACGACCGCCTTTTTCCACGGTACCAGCCATCTGTACGTTAACAGGAAGGGCCGGTTTGATCGGGGAACGGTTCGGTCTGACGAGGTCGAGACGGTCAAACGAGAGCTACGGGAGACCTTCGAATCTGCTACCGATCCGGAGACTGGCGAGCGCCTGTTCGACCTGGTCGATGGCGACAGCCTGTTCCCACGGGACGACCGGTCGCCCGACTTCATCGTGCAGGGGCGGGAGGGGTATCTGGTCCAGTCAGCACTGAGTGACACGTTCGTAACCGATACCGGAGCCATGGAAGCGACACACGATCACGAGGGGATCATCTTTGCGCTTGGTCCCTCAATCGCGGCGAACACACGAACAGAGGACGCGACCGTGTACGACGTCGCACCGACCCTCCTGCACAGCATCGGGGAGCCGATTCCCGAGGAGATCGACGGGACGGTTCTCGAAGAGATACTGACAATCGATGGCTCGCCGGAGCACCGAGAACTGAACCCGTCCATGGAGCGATCGGATGCCGAGACGGACGACGATTTTCAGGACGTCGAGGACAGGCTCCGCGGTCTCGGCTATATGGAATGA
- a CDS encoding acyltransferase, whose translation MIGTPGEEGDPPAFGTDATIRSGTIIYSGVQIGDRFQTGHNAVVRERTAIGDDVTVGTNAVIDGKTTIGSSVSLQTGVYVPPYTDIGDQVFLGPHAVCTNDPYPVRRDDGLVGPTLEDHVSIGANAVLLPGVTIGEGSFVAAGAVVTEDVPPETLAVGAPAVHRELPEPLDGGNLI comes from the coding sequence ATGATCGGGACACCCGGCGAGGAGGGCGACCCACCCGCTTTCGGCACTGACGCGACGATCCGATCCGGGACGATCATCTATTCGGGCGTCCAGATCGGCGACCGGTTCCAGACCGGACACAACGCCGTCGTGAGGGAGCGGACGGCGATCGGCGACGACGTGACCGTTGGCACGAACGCGGTAATCGACGGGAAAACGACGATCGGTTCCTCGGTCAGTCTGCAAACTGGGGTCTACGTCCCGCCGTACACCGATATCGGCGATCAGGTATTTCTCGGCCCCCACGCCGTCTGTACGAACGATCCGTACCCGGTTCGGCGTGACGACGGGCTCGTCGGGCCGACGCTCGAAGATCACGTCTCGATCGGTGCGAACGCCGTACTGCTCCCCGGCGTCACGATCGGCGAGGGCTCCTTCGTCGCCGCAGGTGCGGTCGTCACGGAGGACGTCCCGCCCGAGACGCTGGCGGTTGGCGCGCCCGCCGTTCACAGGGAGTTGCCGGAGCCACTCGACGGAGGGAACCTGATCTAA
- a CDS encoding flippase, whose product MSLSQRISRGLKATLLSRIVRAVANAAMIIVLARYLLGPDGYGLLYFALSVIGVVAIFASAGLPKSTARYVNTYLEDDSSQVPLILRRSALYILVLSGLVGIGLFFANDWLAAFLDEPALAPFLLVGIAYVFFRAFNQYCMLAFQGFNRVDWSAVMGIIENVARLVCVIALVVLGYGAIGAFTGYVLGYVASVGFGLVGLYVFFYRDLDRASGFEPGLPRRILEYSVPLTATRGANVLDKRVDTVLVGVLLSATAVSFYTIARQVAEFAAVPVRSLGFTISPALGEQKFADQPDVAARLYQESFRHVSMLYIPGAVGLMLVADPLIRYVIGVEYLGAVPVLQVLSLFVLVNAINLITTDSLDYLGRARIRAIAKGVTAIANFILNLLLLPLIGVVGAALATVITFSTYTAINVYVIHQELGLDFVSLARSATVITGISIVMGTIVVLSLPYVSGLLTLAGVIAAGVSVWAILSVAIGLIDPDEAVAFFAERN is encoded by the coding sequence ATGTCCCTTTCACAACGTATCTCCCGTGGTCTGAAAGCCACGCTGCTCTCGCGGATCGTTCGGGCAGTTGCTAACGCCGCGATGATCATCGTCCTTGCCCGCTATCTGCTCGGCCCTGACGGGTACGGACTGTTGTACTTTGCGTTGTCCGTCATTGGCGTGGTCGCAATCTTTGCCTCGGCCGGTCTCCCGAAATCGACGGCGCGGTATGTCAACACGTATCTCGAAGACGATTCCTCGCAGGTTCCGTTGATACTCCGACGCTCGGCGCTGTACATCCTCGTGCTCTCCGGTCTGGTCGGAATCGGATTGTTCTTTGCAAACGACTGGCTCGCTGCGTTCCTCGACGAACCGGCGCTGGCACCGTTCCTACTTGTCGGGATTGCCTATGTGTTCTTTCGGGCGTTCAACCAGTACTGCATGCTCGCATTCCAGGGGTTCAACCGCGTCGACTGGAGTGCGGTGATGGGAATCATCGAAAACGTCGCGCGGCTGGTCTGTGTTATCGCCCTGGTCGTGTTGGGATACGGAGCGATCGGGGCCTTTACCGGCTACGTTCTTGGTTACGTTGCATCCGTAGGATTCGGACTGGTCGGACTATACGTGTTCTTTTACAGGGATCTGGACCGGGCCTCCGGATTCGAACCCGGGCTCCCACGCCGGATTCTTGAGTACAGCGTCCCGTTGACTGCTACCCGAGGTGCGAACGTGCTCGACAAACGGGTCGATACCGTTCTCGTCGGCGTACTCTTGAGCGCAACCGCGGTGAGTTTTTATACCATCGCTCGACAGGTTGCAGAGTTCGCGGCGGTTCCGGTCCGGTCGCTCGGTTTTACGATCTCCCCCGCGCTTGGTGAACAGAAGTTCGCGGACCAACCGGATGTGGCGGCACGGCTCTACCAGGAGTCGTTCCGGCACGTCTCCATGTTGTACATTCCCGGTGCCGTCGGGCTGATGCTTGTCGCCGACCCACTGATCCGATACGTCATCGGAGTGGAGTATCTTGGCGCTGTTCCCGTGTTGCAGGTGCTCAGTCTCTTCGTCCTCGTCAACGCGATCAACCTGATCACGACGGATAGTCTCGATTATTTGGGCCGGGCACGGATCCGTGCCATCGCAAAAGGCGTCACCGCCATTGCGAACTTTATTTTGAACCTCCTGTTGCTCCCGCTGATCGGCGTCGTCGGGGCAGCGCTTGCTACGGTTATTACCTTCTCTACGTACACAGCGATCAACGTGTACGTGATCCACCAGGAACTGGGGCTCGATTTCGTCTCGCTCGCACGAAGCGCTACCGTCATTACCGGTATTTCGATCGTTATGGGAACGATCGTCGTACTGTCGCTCCCGTACGTTTCCGGACTACTCACGCTGGCCGGTGTCATCGCGGCAGGTGTCTCCGTCTGGGCGATCCTGTCGGTCGCCATTGGCCTGATCGATCCTGACGAGGCCGTCGCGTTCTTTGCGGAACGGAACTGA
- a CDS encoding GNAT family N-acetyltransferase: protein MSIEIERFGSDERDRWNRLVERSPQATPFHRYEALEVLAEDSGSDLHPLVGFKGQEPVGILPLFGLSLGPITAAFSPPPDLKVSYLGPALLNFEKLKQRKAERRHDSFVDACVDYLDAAWNPNFTQLRTGPWYEDPRPFAWNEFDVDPAYTYVVDLTPDRETLLASFSSDARKNATDEVDADVEITVGDRRAVKRIITQVIERHAHQGESYKLTPETVTRLYGRLGRDRVRPYVCTVDGAFVGGVVTVEDDRTVYRWQGGAKPETDVPINDRLDWRIMTDAMDRGLDRYDLVGANNQRLCGYKAKFAPDLYTYYSIQHSTHGMGLISGLYKQIR from the coding sequence ATGAGTATCGAAATAGAGCGGTTCGGTAGCGATGAGCGGGATCGTTGGAACCGGCTCGTCGAACGTTCGCCACAGGCGACCCCGTTTCACCGGTACGAAGCACTGGAGGTGCTCGCGGAGGACTCCGGCTCTGATCTGCATCCGTTAGTCGGATTCAAGGGACAGGAGCCGGTGGGCATCCTTCCGCTGTTCGGCCTCTCACTGGGCCCGATCACTGCGGCGTTCTCACCACCACCCGACCTGAAAGTGAGCTATCTGGGCCCCGCTTTGCTCAACTTCGAGAAACTCAAACAGCGAAAGGCAGAACGGCGACACGACAGCTTTGTCGATGCCTGCGTCGACTACCTTGACGCCGCGTGGAATCCAAACTTCACACAGCTACGGACCGGTCCGTGGTACGAGGATCCCCGGCCGTTCGCCTGGAACGAGTTCGACGTCGACCCTGCCTATACCTACGTGGTCGATCTCACGCCCGACCGGGAGACGCTACTGGCGTCGTTCAGCAGCGATGCGCGGAAAAACGCGACTGACGAAGTCGACGCCGATGTCGAGATAACGGTCGGAGATCGACGCGCAGTCAAGCGGATCATCACACAGGTGATCGAGCGCCACGCACATCAGGGCGAAAGCTACAAGCTGACGCCCGAAACCGTTACCAGATTGTACGGTCGGCTGGGCAGGGACCGGGTCCGGCCGTACGTCTGTACCGTCGATGGCGCGTTCGTCGGCGGCGTCGTGACGGTCGAGGACGACAGGACTGTTTACCGGTGGCAGGGCGGCGCGAAACCGGAGACCGACGTGCCGATCAACGACCGACTCGACTGGCGGATCATGACGGATGCGATGGATCGAGGACTCGATCGATACGATCTCGTGGGCGCGAACAACCAGCGACTCTGTGGCTACAAGGCGAAGTTCGCACCGGATCTCTACACCTACTACAGCATCCAGCACAGCACACACGGGATGGGGTTGATCTCGGGGCTATATAAGCAGATACGGTGA